CCCAACGACGTACAGGTCAGCAACTGGCACTGACACGAAAGGACGAGCATTGACGAGAAGCATTGAGCGGGAGCTCCAGGTAGACGCCGCCCCGGAGGTGGTCTACGAGGTGATCAGCTCACCCCGGCACCTGCAGGAGTGGGGTCCGGACCAGGCCGAGTTCGAGCCCGTGCCTGGGGCGACCGGCGTGGTCGTCTTCCGGCGCGACGGCGACAAGGTTGAGCCGCTGACCGTCGTTGACGCCGATCCACCGCGCCGCTTCTCGTACCGCTGGAGCTACACCGGTGACGCCCCCACCGAGGCCAACTCGCTGCTGGTCAGCTTCGACCTGACGCCGGCCGCCGGCGGGACAGCACTGCGGTTCACCGAGATTGGGTACGACGAAGCCGGCAAGTCCGGCCAGACGCTCGCCAATCACATCGCCGGCTGGGACCACTTCCTCCCGCGACTCGCACCGTACGCGGCCCGGCTCGCGCGGTCCTGGCCAAGCGGGCTCTAGCCGTTGAGTGTCGCCAGGAGGTCTTTTAGGCGGCGGGTTTGGGCCTCGCGTTCGGCCTTTAGTTGGTTGTCGTATGAGCGGTCCGCGGCGCTGAGGAGTAGGGCCTTGGTTTCGCGGATCGCTCCTGGCAGTGGGCCGAGCAGTGCGTCGGACAGGTCCTTCACGGTCGCGGCCAGCTCGTCGGCCGGTACGACGATGTTCGCGAGACCGAGTTCCTTCGCTTCGGCCGCCTCGACCCAACGCGAGGTCGCGCAAATCTCCAGCGCCCGCGAGTAGCCGATCAGCTCCACGAGTGGTTTCGTACCGCCGAGGTCCGGGACCAGGCCGAGCGCGGGCTCGCGCATGCTGAATCGCGCGTCCGGGGTGACGACCCGCAGGTCACAGGCCAGCGCGAGCTGGAACCCGGCGCCGACCGCATGCCCTTGCACTGCCGCGATGCTGACGATCTCCGGCCGCCGCAGCCAGCAGAACCCGGACTGGAACGTCGCGATCAGCTCCAGTACCTCGTCGGTCGGCTTGGCGCCGAGGGTCAGCAACGGCTCCTGACCCAGATCGTTCTCACCCATGATCAGGCGCCGGTCGAGTCCGGCCGAGAACGACTGCCCCTCCCCCGACACGATCACCACCCGGACGTCGGCCGGCAGCGCCGCGCCGAACTCCGCCAAGGCGCTCCACATCGCAGGTGTCTGCGCGTTGCGTACCTCCGGCCGGTCCAGCACCACGCGCGCCACCGGGCCGTCCACCGTGAACCGCAGTCCGAGATCCGTCATACGCCGGATATTACTGGGAAGTAATCAGGCGAGCGAGACCAGGTCGGCGTAGTCGTTCGTCCACAGGTCCTCGACGCCGTCCGGGAGCAGTACGACCCGCTCCGGCTCGAGCGCCTCGACCGCGCCCTCGTCGTGGGTGACCAGGACGATCGCGCCGGTGTACGAACGGATCGCGTTCAGCACCTCGGCGCGGGAAGCCGGGTCCAGGTTGTTGGTCGGCTCGTCCAGCAGCAGTACGTTCGCCGCCGACACCACGAGCGTGGCCAGGGCGAGCCGGGTCTTCTCGCCGCCGGACAGCACGCGAGCAGGCTTGTCCGCGTCGTCGCCGGTGAACAGGAACGAGCCGAGCACGCTACGGGCCTGCGTTTCGTTCAGGTCCGGAGCGGCGGACTTCATGTTCTCCAGTACGGTCCGGTTGACGTCGAGCGTCTCGTGCTCCTGCGCGTAGTACCCGAGTTTGAGGCCGTGGCCGTCGAGCACCTGCCCGGTGTCCGCCTTCTCGATCCCGCCGAGGATCCGGAGCAGGGTCGTCTTGCCGGCGCCGTTCAGCCCGAGTACGACCACGCGGGAGCCCTTGTCGATCGCCAGGTCGACGTCGGTGAAGATCTCCAGCGACCCGTACGACTTGGACAGCTC
The genomic region above belongs to Kribbella solani and contains:
- a CDS encoding enoyl-CoA hydratase/isomerase family protein; amino-acid sequence: MTDLGLRFTVDGPVARVVLDRPEVRNAQTPAMWSALAEFGAALPADVRVVIVSGEGQSFSAGLDRRLIMGENDLGQEPLLTLGAKPTDEVLELIATFQSGFCWLRRPEIVSIAAVQGHAVGAGFQLALACDLRVVTPDARFSMREPALGLVPDLGGTKPLVELIGYSRALEICATSRWVEAAEAKELGLANIVVPADELAATVKDLSDALLGPLPGAIRETKALLLSAADRSYDNQLKAEREAQTRRLKDLLATLNG
- a CDS encoding SRPBCC domain-containing protein — protein: MTRSIERELQVDAAPEVVYEVISSPRHLQEWGPDQAEFEPVPGATGVVVFRRDGDKVEPLTVVDADPPRRFSYRWSYTGDAPTEANSLLVSFDLTPAAGGTALRFTEIGYDEAGKSGQTLANHIAGWDHFLPRLAPYAARLARSWPSGL